Genomic segment of Myxococcus stipitatus:
CGCGTGCTCGACTTCGTTCAGGGTGACTCCGCGCGCCACCATCTGGTCGGGGTCCAGCAGCACCTGGAACTGGCGCAGGTAGCCGCCCAGCCGCTCCACGCCCGCGACGCCGGGCACCGCGAGCAGCCGGTTCTTCACCTCGAACTCTGCCAAATCCCTCAGGGCCATCAGGTCCGCGGCGCCGGGCTCCGCTTCGAGGGTGAACTCGAACACCTCGTTGAGCCGTCCCGTGAGGCTGGAGACGAGCGGGGCGTCGGTGCCCGGGGGCAGCTCGCCCTGGGCCTGGGAGACACGCTCGGCGACGTACTGGCGGCTGCGGAAGTAGTCCGCGTCGGGCTCGAACTCCACCGTCACCTGGGTGACGCCCAGTTGAGACGTGGAGCGGATGCGGCGCACCTCGGGCAGGCCCGCGAGCGCCACCTCCATGGGAATGGCCACCGCCGTCTCCAGCTCCTCCGCGCCCATGGCGGCGTTCTGGACGATGACGTTGAAGATGGGCGCGGACAGGTCCGGGAAGACGTCGCGCCGCAGCCCGTGCAGCGACACCGCGCCGAAGGCCGACAGCGCCAGGGCCAGCACCACGGTGAGGCCGGGCCGCGCGAAGGACGTGCGCAGCACCCGGGCCACCATCGAGCTCTGGGGCTCAGTGGCCATGGTGGTCGCCTCCGCCCGCGGACTTCTCCACCTCCGCCTTGAGGAGGAAGGCCCCGTCCACCACCACCTGCTCGCCGACCTTCAGCCCGGAGAGAATCTCCACGTGGTCTCCGAGTGTGCGCCCCCGGCCCACCTCGCGCCGCTCGAACGAGCCGCGCTCCGCGGTGGGCAGGAAGACGACCCAGCCGTTCTCCAGGCGCTGGAGTGATGCTGCCGGCACGGTGGTGATGGTGCCGTCGGGGCTGCCCAGGGGGATGGACGCGGTGGCGGACATGCCGGGCTTGAGCAGGCCCTCCGGATTGTCCAGCACCAGTCGCACGGGGATGGTGCGCGAGGACGCATCCACGCGCTGCCCCACGTGGCCCACCTTCGCGGTGAGCTCCTTGCCCGGGAAGGCGGCGAAGGTGACGCGCGCCTCGGTATCCTTCTGGATGCGCACGGCGTCGCGCTCGAACGCGTGGACGATGAGCCACAGCGAGCCCAGGTCTCCGATGCGGAAGAGGGGATGCTCCGCGTCCGCCATCTGTCCCATCCTCGCGTCGCGCTCGATGACGGTGCCGTGGATGGGCGCGCGCAGGATGAAGCCCGGGGTGCCCGCGCCTCCCCGCAGCTCGTCCTCGCTCGCGCCCAGGGCCACCAGCTCGGCGCGGGCGGCGGCGACCTCCGCCTCCGCGCTGGCGGCCTCCGCGTCCGCGGCCTGCACGTCCTTCCGCGCGACGATGCGCTCGGCGGCGAGCGTGCGCTTGCGCTCCGCCGTCTGTCGCGAGGCGGCGGCCTTCGCCTGGGCGGCCTGGAGGGCCGCGCGGGCCTTGCCCAGCTCGGGGCTGCGCAGCTCGGCGAGCTTCTCGCCCTGCTTCACCTGCTGGCCCGTGGTGACGAAGACGGTGCCCACGCGGGCGGAGATGGGGGAGGCGACCTCCGCGTAGGCGTCCTCGCTGAAGGTCAGCTCCCCGAGCGCGGTGACGTTGTCTCCTCCCGGACGCGCGGACGCGGGCGCGGTGGTGACACGCAGGTCCCGGAGCATCTCCGGCGCGATGTGGACGTGGGACTCGTCGTGGTCCTCGTCGTGGCCCTTGGCCTCGGCGTGGTCGTCGTGCGCGTGTTCGTCCTCCTTGCCCGCTGACTCGCGCTTGCAGGCGGCGAGGAGGAGGAGGGTGGACAGGAGGAGGGACGAGGGCTTCATGGGAGGACTCCTGTCTCGACGGCGAGCCGCACCCGGGCGAGCGCGGCCTGGAGGTGGCTGTCGAGCAGCGCGATGCGCGTCTCGAGGGTTTCACGGCGGACGAGGAGGAGCTCCGCGAGGTCCATCTCCCCGGCCTCGTAGGACTTGCGCGCCAGGGCTTCGTTCTCGTCCAGGAGGGGCAGGGCGTCGCGCTCGAGGACCTCGAGGGACTGCTGGCGCTTCGCGTCGCGGATGCGCGCGGCCTCCACCTGGACGTCGCGCGCCCTGCGAGCGTCCTCCAGCGCCGTGCGCAGCCGCCGCACTCGCGCGTCCTGCGTCACGGTGTCCTCCTGTCCTCGCGAGAAGACAGGCAGCGGCACGCTGAGGGTGCCGAGCACCGCCGACTCATCCACCTCGCTCTCGTAGCGCACGCCCACGCTGACGTCGGGCCAGCGCTGGCTCCTGCCCAGGCGCAGCTCCGCCTCCGCCTGCGCGAGCCCTGACTCCAGCGCGACGATGTCCGCGCGCTCGTGAGACGAAGGCGCGGGCACGGGAAGCGACGCGAGCTCACGGAGGCTGCCGCGCACCGTGAGTGGCTCATCGAGAGGGAGTCCCAGCAGCACGCGCAGCTCGCTGAGCGAGATGTGCTCCTCACCCTCGGCCACCGCCACCTCGGCGTGGGTCCTGGCGAGCGCCACCCGCGTCACGTTGGCGTCGACGACGGGGACGTCGCCCGCGTCGAGGCGCTTCTTCGTGGACTCGGCCAGGTGCTTCGCGGCCTCTTCCGTCTCGTGCATCAGCCGCGACAGCTCGCGGGCGTGGAGCGCGCGGAGGAAGGCCGCGCCGACTTCGCCGAGCACGCGGCGCTCGGTGTCGCTCTTCTCGGCGCTCTGCCTCGCGAGGCCCGCGCGCGCGGACTCCCGTCGCGCGCCTTGCTTGCCGCCCAGCTCGAAGGGCTGGCTGAGGCCGATGGAGAACTGGGTGCCGCGCTTGCCCGCGTCGAGCTTGCGAGGGCCCACCTCCGCGCTGAGCGTGGGGTTCTCGCGCAAGAGGGGGCTGGTGCCGGCGACGGGGCCCTGGGCCTCGGCGACGAGTCCCTCCGCCTCCAGCAGGGCGGGGGCTCGCGCGCGGGCGAGGGTCAATGCGTCTTGGAAGGACAGCTCGGAGGGAAGGGCGGTGCTGGCGCGTGGCCAGACGAGGGCCGCGGCGAGCACACAGGCCGCCGTCGCGGAGAGGTTGGGCACGGAGATGACCTCGCGAAAGGAAGGCGAGCGTCAGGCGGGAGGTGCCCGGAGGGCACACGTCACCCGGAGGCGCTCGTGTGATGCGGTGGGGGATTCCTCAGACGTGCCGGGGCTTGGGCACGTGAAGGATGCCGTCCGGGTCCGCCGACGCGGGCGTGTCCTCGTCCTGGGCGACGAGCGGGGGCCTGTAGGACTCCAGCCAGAAGAGAGGGTGCGCGGTGGGGGCCGCCACCGCGCGTACATGTCCACAACAGGTACAGTCAGCGCAGTCCGAGGCGCACTGGCCACGCTCATCGTCATCTGGACAACGCAGCTCGCAGACCGCGTCCGCCCTGTCGAAGAGGGCCAGGCTCAGGCCGCTCTCCATCGGGGCGAACAGCAGCAGGCAGAGGCACAGCCAGACGCGCGCCAGCACGGCCTCGGCTTCTAGCACGGCCCCGCACATCGCGCACGCGGCCGCGCGCTCAGCGTGAAGTCGAGTGGACTCCGGCGCGGGTGGAAGGCGCCGGGAGTCCCTCACGTCCGCTCAGGCCGCGCCGCCCGGAGTCGCCGGCTGCGGGTGCTGAATCAGCTCGGTGGAGAAGTAGCGCTCCATGCGGTCCGGGAACACCGTCACCACCTGCGCGCCCGGGCCCAGCCGACGCGCTGCTTCCACGGCGGCCACGTAGTTGAGGCCGGAGGAGGGGCCCACGGGGAAGCCTCGGCGGATGAGGGCGCGCGCGGTGCGCATGGCCTCGTCGTCCGACACGTCCAGCTCCACGCGGCCCGGCATGTCCGCCTCGCGGTAGAGCTTGGACATGCCGTCCACCACGCCGGGGACGCGAGGGCTGAAGCTGCAGCACTCGATGTCACAGCCCAGGCCCGCGATGGGGCGCGCGATGAACGCCGTCACCGGACAGCCCGCTTCCGCGAAGGCCTGATACAGGCCCACCACGGTGCCGCCCGTGCCCACGCCGCTCACCACGCCGTGCACCAGCCCGCCGGGAATCTGCGAGAGCACTTCCTGGCCCGTCCACACGCGATGGGCCTCGGCGTTGTCGGGGTTCTCGAACTGGCGCGGCGCGAAGGCCTTGCGCTCGCGGGCAATCTCCTCCGCCTTGAGGATGGCGCCGCGCACGCCGGCTTCCTTCGGCACCAGCACCACGTTGCCGCCGTACGCGCGGATGGTGAGCACGCGCTCGCCGGTGACACCCTCGGGCATCACGGCCGTGAAGCGCACGCCCATCTGCGCGCTGGCCAGCGCCAGGGCGATGCTCGTCGAGCCGCTGGACGCCTCCACCACCTCGCCACCCGGGCTCAGCTCGCCCAGGCGCCACGCCTTCTCCAGCATGTAGCGCGCGATGCGGTCCTTCGTGGAACCACTGGGGTTCAGGAACTCCAGCTTGCACCAGATGGTGGGGCCGTCCGCCTCCAAGCGGACTGGAACGAGGGGGGTGGGGGCGATGGCTTGCAGGAAGCGGCCATCCGCGGGCAGCGGGCGACAGGGAGGACGCATGAGACTTCCCTATCGCGAAATGCCTCCGCCCGTTAGCGTCCTGAACGCCTCGTCCTTTCTCATTCCATGAGTTGGCTGCTTGTCCTGGAAGGAAGCACTCCCGGAATGGAGATGGATGTGGCGAGCCCTGGGGCCGACGGCTACGAAGGGCGCCTGGCCCCGCACACCATGAGTCCTCCTCCCCCGCTCATCCTCAATGTCGACGCCGACGCGAGCACGCGCGCGCTGACGAGCCGCATCCTGGGGCTCGCGGGCTTCCAGGTGAGGGAGGCGGGCTCTGGCGCGGAGGCCCTGGCCCTGGCGGACGAGCACACCGACCTGGTCATCCTCGAGGTCCGCCTCCCGGACGTCCGAGGGCGCGAGGTGTGCCGCCAGCTGAAGGCCTCGCCTCGCACCCGAGGGATGCTCGTCCTCCAGTTGTCCGCGCAGGCCATGGCACCGGGCGACCAGGCGCTCGATGTGCGGCACGGCGCGGATGGCTACCTGGCGACGCCGGTGGACCCGGAGGAGCTCGTCGCGCAGGTCCAGGCCCTGCTGCGGCTGCGGCGGGCCGAGCGTGAGGTGCACACGCTGTCGATGGAGGTCGCGCGGCAGCGCCAGCTGCTGGACATGGCGATGGCCTCCGCCGCGGACCCCATTGCCCTCTATGACGCCACCGGCCGGCTGCTCTTCGCGAACCAGGCGGCGCTCGTGTTCGCGGTGCGCGGGGCGCACGATGTCCTGGCCCCGGTCCTCACGCTGGAGGAGCAGGAGGCGAAGGACCCGTCCCTGGCGCCCTACTTCCGGTTGATGGACGCGGCGCTGCGCACGGGCGAGGTGCAGCGCGGCACCTTCACCGTGCCGACGCCACCGGGCCCGCGTCACTTCGACTTCACGCTGTCGCCGACGACGGGCGCGGATGGACGCGTGGCCGCGCTGATGGCCACCGCGCGCGACGTCACCCAGGCGCGAGGCGAGGAGGAGTTCCGCGAGCAGTTCATCGGCATGCTGGGGCATGACCTGCGCAATCCGCTCAACGCGCTGTCCATGTCCGCGCAGCAGCTCAGGCGCAAGGGCAACCTGGACGAGCGCCAGACGGCGCTCACCGAGCGCATCCTCACCAGCGCGGACCGGATGAACCGGATGATTCGCCAGCTCCTGGACTTCGCTCGCGCGAGGCTGGGCGGGGGCGTCCCGGTGGTGCCGTCCGCGTGCGACGTGTTCGACATCGCCCACCGCACGGTGGACGAGATGCGTGCCAGTCACCCCGGGCGGAAGCTGGTGCTGGAGGTGCTCGGGCAGGGGACGGGCGCGTGGGATGGGGACCGGCTGGAGCAGGCGTTCAGCAACCTGCTGGCGAACGCGCTCAAGTACAGCCCCGCGGACAGCCCCGTGCGGATGTGGGGCGAAGCGCGCGAGCGGGACGTGGTGCTGCGCGTCCACAACGTCGGTCCCCCCATTCCGCCCGAGGATGTGCCGCACGTCTTCGCCGCCTGGCGCCGAGGGACACGCGCCGTGCAGCACGAGTCGGGCGCTCCCTCCGGCCTGGGGCTGGGGCTCTACATCACGCGTCAAATCCTGCTGGCCCACGGCGGCGAGGTGTCGGTGGAGTCCAGCCTGGCAAGCGGGACGACGTTCACGGTGAGACTGCCCCGAGGTTGAGCAACCCCGGAGCAAGCCGCCCGGCTGGGGAGTACCCGGGCCGCACGTGTGGGCACGCTGTCCTCGGGTGCGACGCGCGCGTTGACGACGGCCTGTACCTGTGTTCAGGCTCGGTCCGGAGAGGTGCGCATGCCCCCGCAAATCAGCCTCGACTTCGCCGCCGAATGTGAGGCGCATCCGGCGCTGGCGAGCTTCCATCCCGTGGTCCGCCGGTGGTTCGCCGAGCGCCTGGGGGAACCCACGCGTCCGCAGATTGAAGGCTGGCCGCTCATCCAGGCCGGGCATGACGTGCTCATCGCCGCGCCGACGGGCAGCGGCAAGACGCTCACCGCGTTCCTCGCGGCGCTGGACTCGCTGTTCCGCCTGGCGCTGGAGGGGGGACTGGAGGACCGCACGCAGGTGCTCTACGTGTCGCCGCTCAAGGCGCTGGGCAACGACGTGCAGAAGAACCTGCTCCAGCCGCTGGAGGAGCTGCTCACGCGGGCGCGCGCGGAGGGCTACACCCCGAAGGACCTGCGCGTGCAGGTGCGCAGCGGGGACACGCCCGCGTCCGAGCGCTCGCAGATGGTGCGCCG
This window contains:
- a CDS encoding efflux RND transporter periplasmic adaptor subunit; its protein translation is MKPSSLLLSTLLLLAACKRESAGKEDEHAHDDHAEAKGHDEDHDESHVHIAPEMLRDLRVTTAPASARPGGDNVTALGELTFSEDAYAEVASPISARVGTVFVTTGQQVKQGEKLAELRSPELGKARAALQAAQAKAAASRQTAERKRTLAAERIVARKDVQAADAEAASAEAEVAAARAELVALGASEDELRGGAGTPGFILRAPIHGTVIERDARMGQMADAEHPLFRIGDLGSLWLIVHAFERDAVRIQKDTEARVTFAAFPGKELTAKVGHVGQRVDASSRTIPVRLVLDNPEGLLKPGMSATASIPLGSPDGTITTVPAASLQRLENGWVVFLPTAERGSFERREVGRGRTLGDHVEILSGLKVGEQVVVDGAFLLKAEVEKSAGGGDHHGH
- a CDS encoding TolC family protein — protein: MPNLSATAACVLAAALVWPRASTALPSELSFQDALTLARARAPALLEAEGLVAEAQGPVAGTSPLLRENPTLSAEVGPRKLDAGKRGTQFSIGLSQPFELGGKQGARRESARAGLARQSAEKSDTERRVLGEVGAAFLRALHARELSRLMHETEEAAKHLAESTKKRLDAGDVPVVDANVTRVALARTHAEVAVAEGEEHISLSELRVLLGLPLDEPLTVRGSLRELASLPVPAPSSHERADIVALESGLAQAEAELRLGRSQRWPDVSVGVRYESEVDESAVLGTLSVPLPVFSRGQEDTVTQDARVRRLRTALEDARRARDVQVEAARIRDAKRQQSLEVLERDALPLLDENEALARKSYEAGEMDLAELLLVRRETLETRIALLDSHLQAALARVRLAVETGVLP
- a CDS encoding cysteine synthase family protein, with product MRPPCRPLPADGRFLQAIAPTPLVPVRLEADGPTIWCKLEFLNPSGSTKDRIARYMLEKAWRLGELSPGGEVVEASSGSTSIALALASAQMGVRFTAVMPEGVTGERVLTIRAYGGNVVLVPKEAGVRGAILKAEEIARERKAFAPRQFENPDNAEAHRVWTGQEVLSQIPGGLVHGVVSGVGTGGTVVGLYQAFAEAGCPVTAFIARPIAGLGCDIECCSFSPRVPGVVDGMSKLYREADMPGRVELDVSDDEAMRTARALIRRGFPVGPSSGLNYVAAVEAARRLGPGAQVVTVFPDRMERYFSTELIQHPQPATPGGAA
- a CDS encoding sensor histidine kinase codes for the protein MEMDVASPGADGYEGRLAPHTMSPPPPLILNVDADASTRALTSRILGLAGFQVREAGSGAEALALADEHTDLVILEVRLPDVRGREVCRQLKASPRTRGMLVLQLSAQAMAPGDQALDVRHGADGYLATPVDPEELVAQVQALLRLRRAEREVHTLSMEVARQRQLLDMAMASAADPIALYDATGRLLFANQAALVFAVRGAHDVLAPVLTLEEQEAKDPSLAPYFRLMDAALRTGEVQRGTFTVPTPPGPRHFDFTLSPTTGADGRVAALMATARDVTQARGEEEFREQFIGMLGHDLRNPLNALSMSAQQLRRKGNLDERQTALTERILTSADRMNRMIRQLLDFARARLGGGVPVVPSACDVFDIAHRTVDEMRASHPGRKLVLEVLGQGTGAWDGDRLEQAFSNLLANALKYSPADSPVRMWGEARERDVVLRVHNVGPPIPPEDVPHVFAAWRRGTRAVQHESGAPSGLGLGLYITRQILLAHGGEVSVESSLASGTTFTVRLPRG